From a single Athene noctua chromosome 2, bAthNoc1.hap1.1, whole genome shotgun sequence genomic region:
- the PRR15 gene encoding proline-rich protein 15 — MADSAAATAAPRAGVKGSSAGPWWKSLTSKKKHKEAAAAPPPPAAGEAPAAPPSPGGREEQPPPFGSGEAAGAGGGNRRSLRVSHSGRFKERRKVRTSLLADSPEVFDGGGAPGHTAQGGE, encoded by the coding sequence ATGGCGGACAGCGCCGCGgccaccgccgccccccgcgccggcgtgaagggcagctcggcggGGCCCTGGTGGAAGTCGCTGACCAGCAAGAAGAAGCACAAGGAAGCtgcagccgccccgccgccccccgccgccggcgaggcccccgccgccccccccagccccggcggccGGGAGGAGCAGCCGCCCCCCTTCGGCAGCGGCGAggccgcgggggcgggcggcggcaaCCGGCGGAGCCTCCGCGTCTCCCACTCGGGCCGCTTCAAGGAGAGGCGGAAGGTGCGCACCTCGCTGCTGGCCGACAGCCCCGAGGTCTTCGACGGCGGCGGCGCCCCTGGCCATACCGCCCAGGGGGGCGAGTAG